DNA sequence from the Planktothrix tepida PCC 9214 genome:
GCCTCTTGGTAAGATTCTTGTAAGTTGCCATCAATTGTAATCTTAACCTGATCACCCAACTGTTGTTTTAAATATTCAACTAATGGAGTATAATTTCCTGGTTTTCCTAAAACTCCAATCGTCAGGAAATTTGCCTCTAAACGATTCATCAAGTTTTTGTTTCCCGAAAAAACTAAGGGGATTAAACCCGTTTTCGGATTAAAAAACAGATAAACCATGATGCCAAATAAAGATAAACTTAAGATGGCACTGAGGATTAAAATAACGGTTGGGTGAGTTTTATTGTTGTGAGAACCCATATTGGTTATTGCTGGGAGGATTGTTTTTCAATCACCGCTTGACGGAATCCCAAAACCACTAAAATATTCGCCAAGGTTAAAAAAACTTCCGCACCGCCATGTAACCAATCAATATTAGCTAAGGCTTCCCCATAAACTACCTTGGCATAAATTCCCGCCGGAATTGTAACCGCAACAAACACTAAAGTTCCATAAAATCCAATTAATGCTAAACGAGGCATTTGACCCGAACGAGTTAAAAACCACAAAAACCCTAGATAGGGAAATAAAGAAACAGCAAATAAGGTGTCTTTTGATAACATCATTAATCCCAGGTTAGAAAAATGTAAATAGGGTAATCCGCTTTAGTTTTTAACAGAATTGGCATCGCGCCAAATCCACCACGCCGCCGCACAGAGGGTGGTATTTCCCACAACGGTCATGGTCGCTTGTAGGGTGACTAACCATTCTAAAGAAGCAGGATTATCAAAATAATGCCAGGTACAGGCACACATGGCACTGACTAAAGACGGTAACATGGCGAAGGAAAGAACCCACCAAGCTCGATTTTGAGTGAT
Encoded proteins:
- a CDS encoding DUF3593 domain-containing protein; this encodes MLSKDTLFAVSLFPYLGFLWFLTRSGQMPRLALIGFYGTLVFVAVTIPAGIYAKVVYGEALANIDWLHGGAEVFLTLANILVVLGFRQAVIEKQSSQQ
- a CDS encoding DUF2499 domain-containing protein; amino-acid sequence: MHALSIPTWIIHISSVIEWIAAIWFIWIYGEITQNRAWWVLSFAMLPSLVSAMCACTWHYFDNPASLEWLVTLQATMTVVGNTTLCAAAWWIWRDANSVKN